From a single Vespula pensylvanica isolate Volc-1 chromosome 24, ASM1446617v1, whole genome shotgun sequence genomic region:
- the LOC122637183 gene encoding uncharacterized protein LOC122637183 has translation MWNETNFYRSPNDPRMRQLQRVSRYSQDSSNETQRECLDEIIQQSYLSTSEYYDNQKNSFTSSTISNGLNQSDKENKSIKNQPSSWKQEKSGDWKYEKEELWQTIEQSLNDKSSTQEEAINSDIKYRHLYSIPNYNKFQFDDPSDQELTDDCDFKDPNGLTINKKPKTLLFNIREYLANYQESNGIPRTEYPFTDLVKVMGQATGRSLIALLYVIINTAPIVEIFLYILRFILDKLIYIKNTNDIRQMMIKYVILGIQLLSIYVCLTFIFGLIVLPIVYMVLHIVAKILSYNY, from the exons ATGTGGAACGAGACTAATTTCTATCGTAGTCCTAATGATCCAAGGATGAGGCAATTGCAAAGAGTATCACGATACTCTCAGGATTCTTCGAACGAAACTCAGAGAGAATGTTTGGATGAAATAATTCAACAATCC TATCTGTCGACAAGCGAATATTATGACAACCAAAAGAACAGTTTTACATCTTCTACGATCTCTAATGGTTTAAATCAatccgataaagaaaataaatcgataaaaaatcaaCCAAGTTCGTGGAAGCAAGAAAAGTCAGGAGATTggaaatacgaaaaagaagaactttgGCAGACGATAGAACAATCTTTGAATGATAAAAGTTCGACTCAAGAAGAAGCCATAAATTCGGATATCAAATATAGGCATCTTTACAGCATAcctaattacaataaatttcaattcgatGATCCTAGTGATCAGGAATTAACAG ATGATTGCGACTTTAAGGATCCTAATGGTCTTACTATCAATAAAAAGCCAAAGACACTTTTATTCAATATAAGAGAGTATTTAGCAAATTATCAAGAATCCAATGGTATTCCACGCACGGAATATCCTTTTACGGATCTTGTTAAGGTCATGGGTCAAGCAACAGGTCGATCATTGATTGCTCTGCTTTATGTCATCATTAATACTGCCCCCATTGTCGAA atatttctcTATATCCTACGATTCATACTGGACAAATTGATCTACATAAAGAATACTAATGACATACGTCAAATGATGATCAAATACGTAATACTTGGAATACAATTACTAAGCATTTACGTTTGTTTAACGTTTATATTCGGTTTAATTGTTTTGCCAATTGTATACATGGTTCTTCATATAGTagcaaaaattttatcgtataattattga